One genomic window of Halorubrum hochsteinianum includes the following:
- a CDS encoding DsbA family protein — MRHTRRSLLAAGAAVGVAGLAGCSGGGGNDGLSFDAGAYDCDLSEPSDPDLDYRPTLGDPDADVTVQVFEDFTCGHCATYNLDHFPTIREEYVEPGDIHYQHRDFPLPVNERWAVPVASAARGVGVRHGDEAFFEFASAAYESQGSYGQGSATEEMPGGADPCAVLADMEYTPYADAIQSDKSEGESMGVGGTPAIFVNGNPVQEGYSAEAISSAIDAEL, encoded by the coding sequence ATGAGACACACGCGGCGGTCCCTGCTCGCGGCGGGAGCGGCGGTCGGCGTCGCCGGCCTCGCCGGTTGTTCGGGCGGCGGCGGAAACGACGGACTCAGCTTCGACGCCGGGGCGTACGACTGCGACCTGTCGGAGCCGTCCGACCCCGACCTCGACTACCGACCGACGCTCGGCGACCCCGACGCCGACGTGACCGTTCAGGTCTTCGAGGACTTCACCTGCGGACACTGTGCGACGTATAACCTCGACCACTTCCCGACGATCCGCGAGGAGTACGTCGAACCCGGTGACATCCACTACCAGCACCGGGACTTCCCGCTCCCCGTCAACGAGCGGTGGGCGGTCCCGGTTGCGAGCGCGGCCCGGGGCGTCGGCGTTCGCCACGGCGACGAGGCGTTCTTCGAGTTCGCCTCGGCGGCCTACGAGTCGCAGGGGAGCTACGGACAGGGTAGCGCGACCGAGGAGATGCCGGGCGGCGCGGACCCCTGCGCGGTCCTCGCCGACATGGAATACACGCCGTACGCGGACGCCATCCAGAGCGACAAGTCGGAGGGTGAGTCGATGGGGGTCGGCGGAACGCCGGCGATCTTCGTGAACGGGAACCCGGTTCAGGAGGGGTACTCCGCGGAAGCGATCTCGTCGGCGATCGACGCCGAACTCTGA
- a CDS encoding M24 family metallopeptidase, translated as MATRLPESAFADRLAAVRDRLAATDADAATWVGATSIEYLTGFHHIQTERPVVLAVTDDRVEITVPRLEVERVSPNPRIDAVHDYFDYPGGEPVAAAVEMLNGLGVDSVAADADGPPGVMGYEGPAFSEFLDVETQSWVDRMRWAKSDDEVDLIRESAKWANLGHRYLADYSEPGAHPATVSQRASTDASRAMLDTLGDDYSVRVRGDGPVHAGYISGEETALPHGHTPNERLSEGDVLVTGATANVDGYRSELERTMFVGDYSDEQEHYFELMLEAQTLAIDALGPGVPVAEVDQVVWDYFEEQGVTDLAQHHVGHNIGLGGHEPPYIDRGWGERYDGDDAVMRPGHVYTIEPGLYTDECGYRHSDTVAITESGTETLTTFPRDIDSNVV; from the coding sequence ATGGCCACGCGACTTCCCGAGTCGGCCTTCGCGGACCGGCTCGCAGCCGTCCGAGACCGCCTCGCAGCGACCGACGCCGACGCCGCGACGTGGGTCGGCGCGACGTCCATCGAGTACCTCACCGGCTTCCACCACATCCAGACGGAGCGCCCGGTCGTCCTTGCGGTCACCGACGACCGCGTCGAGATCACCGTCCCGCGGCTGGAGGTCGAGCGCGTCTCGCCGAACCCGCGGATCGACGCGGTCCACGACTACTTCGACTACCCCGGCGGCGAGCCGGTCGCCGCCGCCGTCGAGATGCTGAACGGGCTCGGCGTCGACTCGGTCGCCGCCGACGCCGACGGCCCGCCGGGCGTGATGGGGTACGAGGGGCCCGCGTTCTCCGAGTTCCTCGACGTCGAGACCCAGTCGTGGGTCGACCGGATGCGCTGGGCGAAGTCCGACGACGAGGTCGACCTGATCCGCGAGTCCGCGAAGTGGGCGAACCTCGGCCACCGCTACCTCGCCGACTACTCCGAGCCGGGCGCGCACCCGGCGACCGTCTCGCAGCGCGCGTCGACCGACGCGTCCAGAGCCATGCTCGACACGCTCGGCGACGACTACAGCGTCCGCGTCCGCGGCGACGGCCCGGTCCACGCCGGCTACATCTCCGGCGAGGAGACCGCGCTCCCCCACGGTCACACGCCGAACGAGCGGCTCTCCGAGGGCGACGTGCTTGTCACGGGCGCGACCGCGAACGTCGACGGTTACCGCTCGGAGCTGGAGCGGACGATGTTCGTCGGCGACTACTCCGACGAACAGGAGCACTACTTCGAACTCATGCTGGAGGCGCAGACGCTCGCCATCGACGCCTTGGGACCGGGCGTGCCGGTCGCCGAGGTCGATCAGGTCGTCTGGGACTACTTCGAGGAACAGGGCGTGACCGACCTGGCGCAACACCACGTCGGTCACAACATCGGTCTCGGCGGCCACGAACCGCCGTACATCGACCGCGGCTGGGGCGAGCGTTACGACGGCGACGACGCCGTGATGCGGCCCGGCCACGTCTACACGATCGAGCCCGGCCTGTACACGGACGAGTGCGGCTACCGCCACTCCGACACGGTGGCGATCACCGAGTCGGGGACCGAGACGCTCACCACCTTCCCGCGGGACATCGACTCGAACGTCGTCTGA
- a CDS encoding translation initiation factor IF-2 subunit beta, giving the protein MDYESSLDRAMDEVPDLGGSDERLSVPDPEAQKDGAFTRLTNLSGIADALSRDPEHVHSKIQQELGTAGQYEDGRARYSGNFRERDFQAAIDSYIESFVTCSECGLPDTRLETENRTPMLRCEACGAFRPVAKQNTQNTQRQEDAVESGNTYELEIVGTGRKGDGVAERGEYTIFVPGAQEGETVTAYIKNVSGNLAFARREN; this is encoded by the coding sequence ATGGATTACGAATCGAGCCTCGACCGCGCGATGGACGAGGTCCCGGACCTGGGCGGCTCCGACGAGCGGCTCTCCGTTCCGGACCCCGAAGCCCAGAAGGACGGGGCGTTCACCCGCCTGACGAACCTCTCCGGAATCGCAGACGCGCTGAGCCGCGACCCCGAACACGTCCACTCGAAGATCCAGCAGGAGCTCGGCACGGCCGGGCAGTACGAGGACGGCCGCGCCCGCTACAGCGGGAACTTCCGCGAGCGCGACTTCCAGGCCGCGATCGACTCGTACATCGAGTCGTTCGTCACCTGCTCGGAGTGCGGCCTCCCGGACACCCGGCTGGAGACGGAGAACCGGACGCCGATGCTCCGCTGTGAGGCCTGCGGGGCGTTCCGTCCGGTCGCGAAGCAGAACACGCAGAACACCCAGCGGCAGGAGGACGCCGTCGAGTCGGGCAACACGTACGAACTCGAGATCGTCGGCACCGGGCGCAAGGGCGACGGCGTCGCCGAGCGCGGCGAGTACACGATCTTCGTCCCCGGCGCACAGGAGGGCGAGACCGTGACCGCCTACATCAAGAACGTCTCCGGCAACCTCGCGTTCGCCCGCCGCGAGAACTGA
- a CDS encoding long-chain-fatty-acid--CoA ligase has translation MHKPLLTTDFLDRARRHYADEEAVLAVDGTRYTYAELGERADRFSAALQDRGIEKGDRVAVLDPNTHYHLEAAYGAMQVGAVHTPLNYRLTPDDFSYMLSDAGVDAIYADAEYAANVEAVRDEVPTETFLTNDADAVEGDWESFDAALDEADPDAYERPEMDEDEVITINYTSGTTGDPKGVCRTHRAETLHAYLISIHQEITDDDVYLWTLPMFHVNGWGHIYAITGMGARHVCTRGVDVAETFDRIRGEDVSYFCAAPTVLNMLGDHHAEHGGATTGDADVRVATAGAAPPEATIRTVEEEFGWDLKHVYGATETGPLVTTSDAKRHFDADADDRFGVKKTQGIGYLGTDVRVVDEDGEDVAADGETIGEIVVRGNQVMDRYWNKPEATEAAFSERLEGYYHMGDLAVVDEDGFVSIQDRKKDIIISGGENISSIELEDTLFEHDAVSDVAVIPAPDERWGETPKAFVVPESGDSDDAGATTEELKAFVRERVADYKTPGEVEFVEALPTTATGKIQKYELREREWDEEDRMVGEG, from the coding sequence ATGCATAAGCCGCTGCTGACGACGGACTTCCTGGACCGGGCGCGTCGACACTACGCCGACGAGGAGGCGGTCCTCGCGGTCGACGGGACGCGATACACGTACGCGGAGCTAGGAGAGCGCGCCGACCGGTTCTCCGCCGCGTTACAGGACCGCGGGATCGAGAAGGGTGACCGCGTCGCGGTGTTGGACCCGAACACGCACTACCACCTGGAGGCCGCCTACGGCGCGATGCAGGTCGGCGCGGTCCACACGCCGCTGAACTACCGGCTCACGCCCGACGACTTCTCGTACATGCTCTCGGACGCCGGGGTCGACGCCATCTACGCCGACGCCGAGTACGCCGCGAACGTCGAGGCGGTCCGCGACGAGGTGCCGACCGAGACGTTCCTCACGAACGACGCCGACGCGGTCGAGGGCGACTGGGAGTCGTTCGACGCCGCGCTCGACGAGGCGGACCCCGACGCCTACGAGCGCCCGGAGATGGACGAGGACGAGGTGATCACGATCAACTACACCTCGGGGACGACCGGCGACCCGAAGGGCGTCTGCCGCACCCACCGCGCCGAGACGCTCCACGCGTACCTCATCTCGATCCACCAGGAGATCACCGACGACGACGTGTACCTCTGGACGCTGCCGATGTTCCACGTCAACGGGTGGGGCCACATCTACGCGATCACCGGCATGGGGGCGCGCCACGTCTGTACCCGCGGGGTCGACGTGGCGGAGACGTTCGACCGGATCCGCGGCGAGGACGTGTCGTACTTCTGTGCGGCACCGACCGTGCTCAACATGCTCGGCGACCACCACGCCGAACACGGCGGCGCGACGACCGGCGACGCCGACGTGCGGGTCGCGACCGCGGGCGCGGCCCCGCCGGAGGCGACGATCCGCACCGTCGAGGAGGAGTTCGGCTGGGACCTCAAACACGTGTACGGCGCGACCGAGACGGGACCGCTCGTGACGACCTCGGACGCGAAGCGCCACTTCGACGCCGACGCCGACGACCGCTTCGGGGTGAAGAAGACGCAGGGGATCGGCTACCTCGGCACCGACGTGCGCGTCGTCGACGAGGACGGCGAGGACGTGGCCGCCGACGGCGAGACGATCGGCGAGATCGTCGTCCGCGGCAACCAGGTGATGGACCGCTACTGGAACAAGCCCGAGGCCACCGAGGCGGCGTTCTCGGAGCGGCTGGAGGGGTACTACCACATGGGCGACCTCGCCGTCGTTGACGAGGACGGGTTCGTCTCGATCCAGGACCGCAAGAAGGACATCATCATCTCCGGCGGCGAGAACATCTCCTCGATCGAACTGGAGGACACCCTCTTCGAGCACGACGCCGTCTCCGACGTCGCCGTCATCCCCGCCCCCGACGAGCGCTGGGGCGAGACGCCGAAGGCGTTCGTCGTCCCCGAGAGCGGCGACTCCGACGACGCGGGCGCGACGACGGAGGAGCTCAAGGCGTTCGTCCGGGAGCGCGTCGCCGACTACAAGACGCCCGGCGAGGTGGAGTTCGTCGAGGCGCTCCCGACGACCGCCACCGGGAAGATCCAGAAGTACGAACTGCGCGAACGCGAGTGGGACGAGGAGGATCGGATGGTCGGGGAGGGGTAG
- a CDS encoding MFS transporter, with protein MSDADLSPEADTSHAPEADAADRRRRLGAVVLAVLISQVLLYPGVPNLVVALGAPAGIDAGMWFLVAEFGAFVTFAVVWGALSDALGRRIPLIAVGAFGGAASYVALASLPGLGLGFGAALLVRVVGGALTIGAFSLSITLLMDLRGGNGRNMGTAGLAIGLGAAVGSVVGGSLADLDALYPVYAGAVVLAGAGALAATVDDRAATASSGEVADGEAVEATESVGFRDVLARARTTPGLLVPLAFGFVDRLTAGFFALVGVYYFQDPATFGLSAGAAGATLALFFVPFALLQSPFGALSDRIGRFLPVVAGSVAYGVVTVGVGVAPSYPIAAALMMLVGVCGALMAPATMALVTDLVEPEVRGAAMGLFNVFGSLGFLTGFLIGGGATDAFGYTPAFLAVGGLELAIALALLPAVRSLSPGAGLIGRLGAEG; from the coding sequence ATGAGCGACGCCGACCTCTCCCCCGAGGCCGACACCTCCCACGCCCCAGAGGCGGACGCCGCGGACCGCCGCCGCCGCCTCGGTGCGGTCGTCCTCGCGGTGCTGATCTCGCAGGTCCTCCTCTACCCCGGCGTGCCGAACCTGGTGGTCGCGCTCGGCGCGCCGGCCGGCATCGACGCCGGGATGTGGTTCCTCGTCGCAGAGTTCGGCGCGTTCGTGACGTTCGCGGTCGTCTGGGGCGCGCTCTCGGACGCGCTCGGCAGGCGGATCCCCCTGATCGCCGTCGGCGCGTTCGGCGGCGCGGCCTCGTACGTCGCGCTGGCGTCCCTGCCGGGTCTGGGCCTCGGATTCGGGGCCGCGCTCCTCGTCCGCGTCGTCGGGGGCGCGCTCACCATCGGCGCGTTCTCGCTGTCGATCACCCTGCTCATGGACCTCCGCGGCGGCAACGGCCGCAACATGGGGACCGCCGGACTCGCGATCGGTCTCGGCGCGGCGGTCGGCTCCGTCGTCGGGGGGTCGCTCGCCGACCTCGACGCGCTGTACCCCGTGTACGCCGGCGCGGTCGTGCTGGCCGGGGCGGGGGCGCTCGCGGCGACCGTCGACGACCGCGCGGCGACGGCTTCGAGCGGCGAGGTCGCCGATGGGGAAGCGGTCGAGGCGACGGAGTCGGTCGGCTTCCGCGACGTGCTCGCGCGGGCGCGGACGACGCCCGGCCTCCTCGTCCCGCTCGCGTTCGGCTTCGTCGACCGACTGACCGCGGGCTTCTTCGCCCTCGTCGGCGTGTACTACTTTCAGGACCCGGCAACGTTCGGCCTGTCGGCGGGCGCGGCGGGCGCGACGCTCGCGCTCTTCTTCGTCCCGTTCGCGCTGCTCCAGTCCCCGTTCGGCGCGCTCTCGGACCGGATCGGTCGCTTCCTGCCCGTGGTCGCCGGATCGGTCGCGTACGGCGTCGTCACGGTCGGCGTCGGTGTCGCACCGTCGTACCCGATCGCCGCGGCGCTGATGATGCTCGTCGGGGTCTGCGGCGCGCTGATGGCCCCGGCGACGATGGCGCTCGTCACCGACCTCGTGGAGCCGGAGGTGCGCGGCGCGGCGATGGGCCTGTTCAACGTGTTCGGCTCGCTCGGCTTTCTGACCGGATTCCTCATCGGCGGGGGCGCGACCGACGCGTTCGGCTACACGCCGGCGTTCCTCGCGGTCGGCGGGCTGGAACTGGCCATCGCGCTCGCGCTGCTGCCGGCGGTCCGCTCGCTGTCGCCCGGGGCGGGGCTGATCGGCCGACTCGGGGCCGAGGGCTGA
- a CDS encoding DUF5779 family protein, translating into MSDWDLDLRDAEAKMDEAFAAAGDVVLGVLDGTTDPEEWVRSVDYGNTLVLSIDGDLNELAAPFARDVKDMDGELIHFRGFLVVTPPGVSIDTDRLSDSGGDAEERIESGDPGENGGSGAVDDAGDETDDGEA; encoded by the coding sequence ATGAGCGACTGGGACCTCGACCTGCGGGACGCCGAGGCGAAGATGGACGAGGCGTTCGCGGCCGCCGGCGACGTCGTCCTGGGCGTCTTGGACGGCACGACCGACCCGGAGGAGTGGGTCCGCAGCGTCGACTACGGGAACACGCTGGTGCTGTCGATAGACGGCGACCTCAACGAGCTGGCCGCCCCCTTCGCGCGCGACGTGAAGGACATGGACGGCGAGCTGATACACTTCCGGGGGTTCCTCGTCGTGACGCCGCCCGGCGTGAGCATCGACACCGACCGACTGAGCGACTCCGGCGGCGACGCCGAGGAACGCATCGAGTCGGGCGACCCGGGCGAGAACGGCGGCTCCGGGGCGGTCGACGACGCCGGCGACGAAACCGACGACGGAGAGGCCTGA